The DNA segment AAGATTGGTGACTTCCTTGGCCATGAGGAGCGAATCACGTAATTTCCGGCCGCCGATTCCTTTCAGCGCGCCTCGATATTTCAGGTATTCCGTGACCCGCATGTCCATATAGAGCGGGACGTTTTCCGGCATGTAACCGATGCGGCTGCGGGTCTTCAGCGAGTCCTCGAAGACGTTGTCTCCGCCAATCCACGCGGTGCCGCTGGTGGCGGGCAAATAGGACGCGAGGATTTTCATGGTGGTGCTTTTGCCAGCGCCATTGGGCCCGAGAAAACCGACGATTTCGCCCTTGGCGACTTCGAAGGAAATGTTGTCCACAGCGGTGCGTCCGCCGTAGCGTTTGGTTAGGTTCTCAACTCGAATCATGGGGAAAAATTCCGGCGCTTCTTCACGAACCGGAGAGACATGAAGCGTGGAATTTAGCGTGCCGTCAAGGTCGCGGTGTCGATGTTTCGCACCAGCAGCCGGCCTCGCTTCGAAATGGAACCGACTGACATCGCGACCTCGGTGCCGGATTTCACCTGCGCGAGGACTTTTTCGAGATCGGCGTTGTTGCGAATCGCGTAATCGCCGACCTGGTAAATGACGAGTCCGCGTCGAATGCCCGACTTCGCGGCGGGACTGCCATTTTCCACATTCGCCACGAGCACACCGGAGCCGGGGGCGTAGTTCAGCGCCTCGGTGAGATCATCGGTGAGGTCCTGCGTTTCCAGTCCGAAAAACCGTTTCGCCCGTGAACCGGATGCAACTCCCTGCGGCTGCTTCGACTGGTTGCGGAAGTCCTTGATCGTGTCGCGCACCTTTTCCGCGGAAATGGCGAACCCGATGCCCTGCGTCGGGATGCCCTGCGGAGTGAAAGCCATTTTTACCGAACTGACCCCGACCAGTTTGCCACTCAGATCAATCACGGGCCCCCCCGAGTTACCGGGATTAATGGCGGCATCGGTCTGGATCAGTCCGGTAAATTCATTGCCCTCGACCTCGATGGTGCGGTCTTTGGCGCTCAAAATCCCCCGCGCCACGGAGCTGCCGTAGCCCATGGGATTGCCCAGGACGAGGACGGTCTGGCCGAGCAGGCTGGGCGAGAGATTTTCCAGGCTGATGAAGGGCAGCGGGTGCTTCACGTCGATCTTGATCAAAGCCAGATCAGCCGCCGGATCGCCGGTGACGTATTTGGCGTTGTAAGTCTGGCCGTCGGTCGTGGTGACGAAAATTTTCAGGTCAGCAGCGCGTTCGACGACGTGCTCGTTGGTGACAATGTAGCCGTCCGGATCGACGATAAACCCGGAACCGAGGCTCTGGACTTTCTGCGCCACGGACCGACGCGGACGAGCTTGTTCTCCGAAAAATTGCTCATAAATCGCGTCCGCCGGATCGCTGTAAGGCCGACGTACGATGCGTTCCGTATTGATATTCACCACCGCCGGCATGGCTTTCGCCGTGGCGATCACGGAGGGCTCACTGGCGGGATCGGCGTTGGATTCCGCGTGAGAAATGCACGGGGAAAAAAGCAGCGCGCCAGAGGCCAGGCAGGTGAGCAAGAGTCGATTCATAGTGAAAAAAGGAGTGTTCCCATTGACACAACAGGTCGTCTGCTGCTCAAAAAAATCCGTGATTTTATTTTTGTCGGACACAGAAATAGGTTAGTCTTTCCGTCCATTTTGACCCCATGAGATTCTCCATTGCCAACGCGTCCAACGCGCAGCTCCTCGACGAAAATTACGCCAACTGGCGGCGCGATCCCGCCTCCGTAGATCACACTTGGGCTGCCTTTTTTGAGGGATTTGAATTTGGTTCCGCCAACCTCGCGCCCGCCTCGAAAAACGGTGCCGCCGAGCCGCATTATTCCTCGGCCGATTCCTCGCTTCAGGCTCGTGTGGACAGCCTGGTTTACGCCTATCGCACTCTCGGCCACACCATTTCGCTGATCGATCCACTGGGGGAAAAACGCCCCGACCAGCCGCTGCTCAGTCTGGAGGAACACAAGCTCGCCGACGTTAGCCTGGAGACGGTGGTTTCTTCGCGTT comes from the Chthoniobacterales bacterium genome and includes:
- a CDS encoding trypsin-like peptidase domain-containing protein — encoded protein: MNRLLLTCLASGALLFSPCISHAESNADPASEPSVIATAKAMPAVVNINTERIVRRPYSDPADAIYEQFFGEQARPRRSVAQKVQSLGSGFIVDPDGYIVTNEHVVERAADLKIFVTTTDGQTYNAKYVTGDPAADLALIKIDVKHPLPFISLENLSPSLLGQTVLVLGNPMGYGSSVARGILSAKDRTIEVEGNEFTGLIQTDAAINPGNSGGPVIDLSGKLVGVSSVKMAFTPQGIPTQGIGFAISAEKVRDTIKDFRNQSKQPQGVASGSRAKRFFGLETQDLTDDLTEALNYAPGSGVLVANVENGSPAAKSGIRRGLVIYQVGDYAIRNNADLEKVLAQVKSGTEVAMSVGSISKRGRLLVRNIDTATLTAR